The Terriglobales bacterium genome includes a region encoding these proteins:
- a CDS encoding bifunctional serine/threonine-protein kinase/formylglycine-generating enzyme family protein, which yields MTNEQWQRAKELLHQALELAPEERAAFLDRVCSSDHSLRKEIEAFLASSDQLQSSFLQSSASQVTLRPGMKLGEYEVQKLVGSGGMGEVYCAHDSRLNRDVAIKVLPPFLSNDPDRLRRFEQEARAAAALNHPNILVVHQMGTYESTPYMVCELLEGDTLRRQLAAGPLQLRKVVDYGVQVAHGLAAAHEKGIVHRDLKPENLFVTTDGRVKILDFGLAKLMRPPEAPGCNPPDALEATQPGMVMGTFGYMSPEQVRGQPADHRADIFAFGAILWEMLTGKRAFQKATSVETMSVILNEDPPEVSQITTGVPPGLQRVVHRCLEKNPAQRFQSASDLAFALEASSDSGVSSTSVAKPARIGAIAVAGLVVVIAAVVLVAWFFWPHPSASPVPSVALQAQTGDKEGEGGEEHKSKLARQKKAADNLKTAAVVIPLPPKTSAASEAAGVVTNADKVKVNPLDGLKYVWIPPGKFMMGCSPDDVDCYPDEKPAHEVTITKGFWIGQTEVTQAAYEHVVGRNPSSFLGEDLPVDSVNWFQAHGYCSAIGMRLPTEAEWEYATRGGKSNNWSLGEIAWWSGNSAQQTHAVAQKQPNGYGLYDSLGNVAEWTADWYEPYTADPVTDPQGPSEGEYRITRGGSWLGGLRNARWSSRVTRKPGVRGTYIGIRCAGEMK from the coding sequence ATGACAAATGAACAATGGCAGCGAGCGAAGGAACTGCTCCATCAGGCACTGGAGCTGGCTCCGGAAGAACGCGCCGCTTTCCTCGACCGGGTGTGCTCTTCTGACCATTCTTTGCGCAAAGAAATTGAAGCATTCCTCGCTTCCAGCGACCAGCTTCAATCCAGCTTCCTGCAATCTTCAGCCTCGCAAGTGACGCTCCGGCCAGGAATGAAGCTGGGCGAATACGAAGTGCAAAAACTGGTGGGCTCAGGCGGCATGGGCGAGGTGTATTGTGCGCATGATTCGCGCTTGAATCGCGATGTTGCGATCAAGGTTTTACCGCCATTTCTCTCGAACGATCCCGACCGATTGCGGCGCTTCGAGCAGGAGGCCCGCGCCGCGGCCGCGCTGAACCATCCCAATATTCTGGTTGTGCATCAGATGGGGACTTATGAAAGCACGCCCTACATGGTGTGCGAGTTGCTGGAAGGCGATACCCTGCGGCGGCAGCTCGCCGCGGGGCCACTACAGCTTCGCAAGGTGGTTGATTACGGCGTGCAGGTCGCCCATGGTCTAGCCGCGGCGCACGAGAAAGGGATTGTTCATCGCGATCTGAAACCTGAGAATTTGTTTGTCACCACCGATGGCCGGGTCAAAATTTTAGATTTTGGTCTAGCCAAACTTATGCGGCCTCCGGAGGCTCCTGGCTGCAACCCGCCTGATGCGCTCGAAGCAACGCAACCCGGCATGGTGATGGGAACGTTCGGTTACATGTCACCGGAGCAGGTGCGGGGGCAGCCGGCTGATCATCGTGCAGATATTTTTGCCTTCGGGGCAATCCTATGGGAGATGCTGACGGGAAAACGCGCGTTCCAGAAAGCCACTTCGGTGGAAACGATGAGCGTAATTCTGAATGAAGATCCGCCGGAGGTTTCACAGATCACAACCGGAGTTCCCCCCGGGCTGCAGCGGGTTGTACATCGCTGTTTGGAGAAGAACCCAGCGCAACGTTTCCAGTCGGCCTCTGATCTCGCTTTTGCTCTGGAAGCTTCATCCGATTCGGGAGTTTCTTCAACCAGCGTGGCTAAACCGGCAAGAATCGGCGCCATCGCTGTTGCGGGCTTGGTGGTTGTGATCGCTGCGGTGGTTTTGGTGGCGTGGTTTTTCTGGCCACACCCGAGTGCTTCGCCGGTCCCTTCGGTTGCTCTGCAAGCCCAGACCGGCGATAAAGAAGGCGAAGGTGGGGAAGAGCATAAATCCAAGCTTGCGCGTCAGAAAAAAGCTGCCGACAATTTGAAGACGGCCGCGGTGGTCATTCCTCTTCCACCAAAAACGTCTGCGGCCAGTGAAGCCGCGGGCGTCGTGACGAACGCAGACAAAGTCAAAGTGAACCCGCTCGATGGCCTGAAATATGTATGGATACCGCCGGGAAAGTTCATGATGGGGTGCTCGCCCGATGACGTAGATTGCTATCCTGATGAGAAGCCGGCCCACGAAGTGACCATCACCAAAGGATTCTGGATTGGCCAGACAGAAGTCACGCAGGCAGCGTATGAGCATGTGGTAGGGCGCAACCCAAGCTCATTTCTTGGCGAAGACCTTCCGGTGGATTCGGTGAATTGGTTCCAGGCGCATGGTTATTGTTCGGCCATAGGCATGCGCCTTCCGACCGAGGCCGAATGGGAGTACGCAACGCGAGGAGGCAAGAGCAACAACTGGAGCCTCGGCGAGATTGCCTGGTGGTCTGGCAACAGCGCACAGCAAACCCATGCAGTGGCGCAGAAACAGCCCAACGGCTATGGGCTGTATGATTCGCTGGGCAACGTGGCGGAGTGGACGGCGGATTGGTACGAACCTTATACGGCGGACCCTGTGACGGATCCGCAAGGTCCCTCGGAGGGTGAATACCGCATTACGCGCGGCGGTTCCTGGCTCGGAGGCCTGAGAAACGCCCGCTGGTCGAGCCGCGTGACGCGCAAGCCAGGCGTCCGGGGCACTTATATCGGGATCCGGTGTGCGGGAGAGATGAAATAA
- a CDS encoding sigma-70 family RNA polymerase sigma factor: protein MPEPTSQSVSELLVKWQAGDEESLRRLLPLVYKELRRMAHYRLRNERPDHTLQSTALVHEAYLRLMKQQPMHFKNREHFFAVSAHLMRQILVDYARQRKAGKRCDGPKLSLEEDVIATKTRSVDLLALDDALNDLAKIDPQQSRIVELRFFAGLSIEETSRVLGISPATVKRDWATARIWLHHEISGAEHHDK from the coding sequence ATGCCAGAACCTACATCCCAGTCTGTAAGCGAGCTGCTGGTCAAATGGCAGGCAGGCGATGAGGAGTCGTTGCGCCGGTTACTTCCGCTCGTCTATAAGGAATTGCGCCGCATGGCGCACTACCGCCTTCGCAATGAACGTCCCGACCACACCCTGCAGAGTACCGCCCTGGTGCATGAAGCTTATCTCCGTCTGATGAAGCAGCAGCCGATGCATTTTAAGAACCGTGAGCACTTTTTTGCAGTCTCTGCCCACCTGATGCGCCAAATTCTAGTGGATTACGCCCGCCAACGAAAAGCAGGAAAACGGTGCGACGGTCCTAAATTGAGCCTGGAAGAGGATGTTATCGCCACCAAAACCCGCAGCGTTGACCTGTTGGCCCTGGATGATGCCCTCAATGATTTGGCCAAGATTGACCCGCAACAAAGCCGAATTGTGGAGTTGCGTTTTTTTGCCGGTCTCTCGATCGAAGAAACTTCGCGTGTGCTCGGCATCTCGCCGGCAACCGTGAAAAGAGACTGGGCAACCGCCCGGATTTGGTTGCACCATGAAATAAGCGGCGCCGAGCACCATGACAAATGA